A part of Larkinella insperata genomic DNA contains:
- a CDS encoding leucine--tRNA ligase — MSEYNHKKIEESWRAFWEKNQTYRTTNDAAKPKYYILDMFPYPSGAGLHVGHPLGYIASDIVTRYKRLKGFNVLHPMGFDSFGLPAEQYAIQTGQHPAITTEQNIARYIEQLKNIGFSYDWSREVRTSDPTFYRWTQWIFMELFRSWYNKETDRAEPIETLIARFETAGTSGIQAVADEDVPHFTADEWNAKSEREKYEITLKYRLTYVADAVVNWCAALGTVLANDEVKDGVSERGGYPVEQKLMRQWMMRITAYADRLLTGLDTVDWSDSLKEQQRNWIGKSTGAEVSFQIEHRVERIKVFTTRLDTIFGVSFMVLAPEHDLVPGLTTLEQKPAVDAYVTAAKMRSERDRMADAKTVSGVFTGSYCINPFNGERVPIYLADYVLAGYGTGAVMAVPSGDQRDWAFAKHFDLPIIPILDAQKEIDKQADNTKEGRYINSGMVNGLTYAEALPVLVQFLEEHGIGKAKINYRMRDAVFSRQRYWGEPVPVYFKDGLPYLLDEAELPLELPAVDKYLPTETGEPPLARAEDWKYKGEFEYELSTMPGWAGSSWYWYRYMDPQNESEFADKAAIDYWRDVDLYVGGSEHATGHLLYSRFWNKFLKDRGYVPEEEPFKKLVNQGMILGRSNFAYRFSQTKDVHLAVDEDEFVVKGKEKPADLFVSHGIFKKLDGNSNVAEATDLFKKIIVEQLGEEYLSQLDFEPFSGKTIQGFPGTTLKFADIHVDVNIVENDILDVEAFKNTRPDLVNEGAKFLLEDGKYICGVEIEKMSKSKFNVVNPDTIVERYGADTLRLYEMFLGPLTDAKPWNTNGIDGVYRFLKKFWRLFYEEPTEKTPGRWLVTDEKPTPAELKVLHKTIRKVAEDIENLSFNTSVSAFMVCVNELSTLKCNKKAVLQDLVVILAPFAPHITEELWAALGNEAGTLSYAEFPTFNPAYLVEDTIEYPVQINGKVRTTLAFSADAAPKDIENEILANEVVQKWLEGKTPKKVVVVPKRIVNVVV; from the coding sequence ATGTCCGAATACAACCATAAGAAAATTGAAGAAAGCTGGCGGGCGTTCTGGGAAAAGAACCAGACGTACCGCACCACGAACGACGCTGCCAAACCGAAATACTACATCCTCGACATGTTTCCGTACCCGTCGGGGGCCGGTTTGCACGTCGGGCACCCGCTGGGCTACATTGCTTCCGACATTGTGACCCGCTACAAACGGCTGAAAGGCTTCAACGTGCTGCACCCGATGGGCTTCGACTCCTTCGGGCTGCCCGCCGAGCAGTACGCCATCCAGACTGGCCAGCACCCGGCCATCACGACCGAACAGAACATTGCCCGCTACATCGAGCAATTGAAAAATATTGGCTTCAGCTACGACTGGAGCCGGGAAGTCCGCACGTCAGACCCGACATTCTACCGGTGGACGCAGTGGATTTTTATGGAATTATTCCGCAGTTGGTACAACAAGGAAACCGACCGGGCCGAACCGATTGAAACGCTGATCGCCCGGTTTGAAACAGCCGGTACGAGCGGAATTCAGGCCGTGGCTGATGAGGATGTTCCTCACTTCACCGCCGACGAATGGAACGCCAAGTCCGAACGCGAAAAATATGAGATTACGCTGAAATACCGGCTGACCTACGTGGCCGACGCGGTGGTGAACTGGTGCGCGGCTTTAGGGACGGTTCTGGCCAACGACGAAGTGAAAGACGGGGTGTCGGAGCGGGGCGGTTATCCGGTGGAGCAGAAACTGATGCGGCAGTGGATGATGCGCATTACGGCCTATGCCGACCGTTTGCTGACGGGGCTGGATACCGTCGACTGGTCGGATTCGCTGAAGGAACAGCAACGCAACTGGATCGGGAAGTCGACCGGTGCGGAGGTAAGTTTTCAGATTGAGCACCGCGTGGAGCGCATCAAAGTGTTTACCACGCGGCTGGACACCATTTTTGGTGTGTCGTTTATGGTGCTGGCGCCCGAACACGACCTGGTGCCGGGGCTGACCACGCTGGAGCAAAAGCCCGCCGTGGATGCCTACGTGACGGCGGCCAAGATGCGCTCCGAGCGCGACCGGATGGCGGACGCCAAAACCGTTTCGGGCGTGTTTACGGGCAGCTATTGCATCAACCCGTTCAACGGCGAACGTGTACCCATTTACTTGGCCGACTACGTGCTGGCGGGGTACGGAACCGGGGCCGTGATGGCCGTGCCGTCGGGCGACCAGCGCGACTGGGCGTTTGCCAAGCACTTCGATCTGCCAATCATCCCGATTCTGGACGCGCAGAAAGAGATTGATAAACAGGCTGACAATACCAAAGAAGGCCGGTACATCAACTCCGGAATGGTGAACGGTTTGACGTATGCCGAAGCCCTGCCGGTGCTGGTGCAGTTTCTGGAAGAACACGGCATCGGAAAAGCCAAAATCAACTACCGGATGCGCGACGCCGTGTTCAGTCGCCAGCGGTATTGGGGCGAGCCCGTTCCGGTGTATTTCAAAGACGGCCTTCCGTATTTGCTGGATGAAGCCGAATTGCCGCTGGAATTGCCCGCCGTTGATAAATACCTGCCAACCGAAACCGGCGAACCGCCCCTGGCCCGCGCCGAGGACTGGAAATACAAAGGAGAATTTGAATACGAATTGAGCACGATGCCCGGCTGGGCGGGTTCAAGCTGGTACTGGTACCGCTACATGGACCCGCAGAACGAAAGCGAGTTTGCCGATAAAGCCGCCATCGACTACTGGCGTGACGTGGATTTGTACGTCGGTGGCTCCGAACACGCGACGGGCCACTTGCTCTACAGCCGTTTCTGGAACAAATTCTTGAAGGACCGGGGCTACGTACCGGAAGAAGAGCCGTTCAAGAAGCTGGTTAACCAGGGCATGATTTTGGGACGGTCGAATTTTGCGTATCGATTCTCGCAAACGAAAGATGTTCATTTAGCTGTAGATGAAGATGAATTTGTTGTAAAAGGGAAAGAGAAGCCCGCAGATTTATTCGTATCACACGGTATCTTTAAAAAGTTAGACGGTAATTCTAACGTTGCAGAAGCCACAGATTTGTTCAAGAAAATAATTGTTGAACAACTAGGAGAGGAATATCTAAGCCAACTCGATTTTGAACCCTTCTCTGGTAAAACTATTCAAGGATTTCCTGGAACAACATTAAAGTTTGCGGACATCCATGTAGACGTTAATATAGTTGAGAATGATATTCTTGACGTAGAAGCATTTAAAAATACACGTCCAGATCTAGTTAATGAAGGGGCTAAATTCCTTCTAGAAGACGGCAAGTACATCTGTGGGGTTGAGATCGAGAAAATGTCGAAATCGAAATTCAACGTCGTCAATCCCGATACGATTGTAGAACGTTATGGTGCTGATACCCTGCGGTTGTACGAAATGTTCCTCGGGCCGCTAACCGACGCTAAACCGTGGAACACGAACGGCATCGACGGGGTGTACCGCTTCCTGAAGAAGTTCTGGCGGCTGTTCTACGAAGAACCCACGGAGAAGACGCCCGGCCGCTGGCTGGTGACCGACGAAAAACCGACGCCCGCCGAGCTGAAAGTACTGCACAAAACCATCCGGAAAGTGGCCGAGGACATTGAAAACCTGTCGTTTAACACCTCGGTGAGTGCGTTCATGGTCTGCGTCAACGAACTGTCGACCCTGAAATGCAACAAAAAGGCGGTATTGCAGGATCTGGTGGTGATCCTGGCTCCGTTTGCGCCCCACATTACGGAAGAACTCTGGGCGGCACTGGGCAACGAAGCCGGAACGCTCAGCTACGCCGAATTCCCGACCTTCAACCCGGCTTATCTGGTGGAAGACACCATCGAATACCCGGTGCAGATCAACGGGAAAGTCCGTACGACGCTGGCGTTTTCGGCGGATGCGGCCCCGAAAGATATTGAAAACGAGATTCTGGCCAACGAGGTGGTGCAGAAGTGGCTGGAAGGAAAAACGCCGAAGAAAGTGGTCGTGGTACCGAAGCGGATTGTAAACGTCGTCGTTTAA